From the genome of Pseudomonas mohnii:
GTGAAAAACCAACCTCAATTTCACACGGGCAATCTGGCCCTCACGCAGGAGACGACACGTCATGCTGAGCTGGGACGAATTCGACAAAGAAGACACGGAAGTAGCGGTCAAGAGCGCCAACGCTGGCCACGCCACCGAAGCCAATATGGACCGTCTCGACAGCGCTGGAGGTGCCGCCGCCCTGGAAGCCCGTGCCGTAACCGCCACTGACTCCGCCGCCGTCGCCCGCGCCAAGGCTGCCCTGGACGCTCTCGACGTCGCCGAAGGTCTGGCCGAACTCGAAGGCGCCTCCGCCCGTGTCGCCGTTGACGAAAAACGCATGATCAACTGCCGCGCCGACCTCAACCAGCTCGTGCCATTCAAGTACGACTGGGCCTGGCAGAAGTACCTGGACGGCTGCGCAAACCACTGGATGCCGCAAGAAGTCAACATGACCGCCGACATCGCCCTCTGGAAAGACCCGGAAGGCCTGACCGACGACGAGCGCCGCATCGTGATGCGCAACCTCGGCTTCTTCTCCACCGCCGACTCCCTGGTCGCCAACAACCTGGTCCTGGCCGTCTACCGCCTGATCACCAACCCGGAATGCCGCCAGTACATCCTGCGCCAGGCGTTCGAAGAGGCGATCCACACCCACGCCTACCAGTACTGCATCGAATCGCTGGCCATGGATGAAGGCGAAATCTTCAACATGTACCACGAGATCCCTTCGGTCGCGAAAAAAGCCACCTGGGGCCTGAAATACACCCGTTCGATCTCCGATCCGAAGTTCGAAACCGGCACCGTCGAAACCGACAAAGAACTGCTGCGCAACCTGATCGCCTACTACTGCGTTCTGGAAGGCATCTTCTTCTACTGCGGCTTCACCCAGATCCTGTCCATGGGCCGTCGCAACAAAATGACCGGCGTCGCCGAGCAGTTCCAATACATCCTGCGCGACGAATCCATGCACCTGAACTTCGGCATCGACGTGATCAACCAGATCAAAATCGAAAACCCACACCTGTGGGATGCCGAAATGAAGGAAGAAGCAACCCAGATGATCCTGCAAGGCACTCAACTGGAAATCGAATACGCCCGCGACACCATGCCTCGCGGCGTACTGGGCATGAACGCAGCGATGATGGAGGACTACCTCAAGTTCATCGCCAACCGTCGCCTGTCGCAGATCGGTTTGAAAGAAGAATACCCAGGCACCACTAACCCGTTCCCATGGATGAGCGAGATCATGGACTTGAAGAAAGAGAAGAACTTCTTTGAGACTCGGGTTATTGAATACCAAACCGGTGGCGCACTGAGCTGGGATTAACCCCCTCAGCGTAGGTTTTCATGACCCACTGAACTTTTTTCAAGATCAGCTGAAACCATCGCGTTGAATACAAAGCCACCGCAGCCGCAAGCTGAGGTGGCTTTTTTCTGCATTGATAAAAGCTTAAGCAAGGTGAGCAAAAGGAAACTCCAGAAGCGGAGAATGCTCGAAAGAGACTAACAGCGATAAAACCCGAACTCGATACACTGCAGATAATCATTAAAAACCTGGAACCCCACCAGTTGCCGATCCATTCCAGCGGGAGTTGAGCAGCCAAATGTTTACATGGTCGCCCTAACCACTTTTCAGCAATCCAGTGACTGCTAAATACCATTACCGCGTGGCTCAAATACTGCGCAGACTGAAAAGCTGCTGCACTCTGCCGGGCGTCGAGCCGATCAGGTTATGTTCAGTCAGCTGCCGCTGCGCGCGTCGGCTCGAGTTACGGATAATTCGCCGAATCACCTTCACAGAGCCATACAACTGCCAGGATGAGAGCTGACTTCTAGCAGGGAGGTATTCTCTGGGCCTCTATCAGTTTCGTTCCGCTCGAGTGTCAGCCCACACTGGCGGTGACCGCCAAAGGCAGTGAACAGCGTCGCCACTTCGAGTTTGGCAAACTGAATGTCTGCCTTGGGTCGATTCTGTTGAAAAAGTCGGATTTTCAGATCGCCTGAAGTCAGGCACGACCACCACCGGAGAACCTACTCACCACATTGAGTGGTAAAACAGCCGCTCCTGCACACTCGATAACTGTCCCATCCTGCTGCGTGCTTCCCTGCTGGCCCATGCAGAGGTTTTGCCGCAGGCCAGACAGGGAAGCTACTTTTTCAACAGAATCGGCCAGAAGCCGTCATTCGGATGTGCCTATCAAACCAACAAGGAGACGTGGACCACAATCTGTAGTCAACGTGCCGCCATCTTGACAGTTTCTGCCACGTCCACCTTGGCATCATCCACCCCCGCCGCATGCCGGGCCACTCGCCAGCCAAACACAATCGCCGGCCCCAGGGTCGTGCCCGGGCCTGGGTAAGTGCCGCGGAAAATCGAGGTCAAGTCATTCCCGCAGGCATAAAGCCCTTCTATCACCTGACCCCGGATGTCGAGCACCTGGCCGTCGGCGTTGCCGTTCAAGCCGGCGCTACAGGCAAGGTCGGCCGGTTGCACAGTGACTGCGTAGTAGGGGCCTTCGCCCAGCGGGCGCACGCAGGGATTGGGCGTTTGCTGCGGGTCGCCGTTGTGGCGGTTCATGGGGCTGCTGCCACGCTTGAACACCGGATCGTCGCCGCGTGCGGCGGCGACGTTGTAGGTGCTGACCGTGTTCGCAAGTCCCTCGGCATCGACCTTGAGCTTGCTGGCAAGCTCGGCAAGGGTGCGGCCCTTAACCAGGTAGCCGGCCTTGACGAAGCTGGCGATATTGAAGGCGCTGCGTAGCGGCATCACCAGGCCCAGGCCGTAGCGGCGCAAGAAGACTTCGTCGCAGATCAGGTGGGCAGTGGGGCTGCCATCGGCAAGCATGCCCATGACAAAGTCGTGGTAGGAGTCGGACTCATTGACGAAGCGCAGGCCCCGGCCATTCACAGCGATCAGCCCTGGTTTGGCGCGGTCTAGCAGGATGTGTGGCCAGACGGCCTGGTAGCCATCCTTGGCTGTGCGGATCGAGCAGGGCATCCACAGACCGGGGCTGTCGTGGCCGTTGTCGAGCTGGGCGTTGGCCTTCAGCGCACGGTCGATGCCGTCGCCGGTATGGGTCATGGGCGCCAGTGAAAGGGGTTGGGCCGCGGCCGGGAACAATTGCTTACGCAAGGTCGGGTGGCGGGTCACTCCGCCGGTGGCCAATACCACGCCACGGCGGGCGCGGATGCGCTGGGGCTGGCCGTTGTTCAGCACCACGGCGCCCACCACCTGGCCGTTTTCCAGGATCAATTCGTGCAAGGGGGTTTCAAAACGAATTGCCACGTTGCGCTGGCGCAGGCTATAGAACAACCGGGCGACCAGGGCGTTGCCCATGACCAAGTTTGTGCCTCGGGGGTGGCTCAGGCGGTCGATGCAATAGCGGCCGACCACGCTCAGGGTGCGGGTCAGGTTTTTCAACGAGGCAAATGGCGACAGCAGCGCATCCAGGTCGGCGCGCGGCACCATCATGCCGCCCAGCCCCATGAACTCCGGGCGTGGTGGCCGCACGCGGGCGAAGTCTTTGCCCAGTAACCTGCCGTCGAACGCGAGCGGTGCCAGGGCCCGGCCCCCGAACGCTGCGCCTGGGCCGCTGACGTAGTCGGGGTGGGCGGCGGCGGCCACGAATTTCACTTCGCTGATACGCTCCAACTCATCAATTGCCTGCGGCCCGCTGGCCAGAAAGGCTTCGCGCAAGGCTTCACCACCGCGCTCAGCGACCACCGCCTTGAGGAAGGTGGCGGCATCCGCCACGGTGTCCGGCACCCCGGCGCGCCGGCTCTGGGTGGTGCCGGGCACCCATGTGGTACCGCCCGAGGTCGCACTGATGCCGCCCACGACCGCGGTCTTTTCACACAGCAACACGTCCAGCCCGTGGTGGTTAGCCATCAATGCGGTAGTCATGCCTGCGGTGCCTGCGCCGAACACCAACAGGTCGACTTCCTGGTCCCAGTGCGGGGGGATGTGGTTAATGGTGTTCATCATGATTTCTCCTCAATGGTCAGGGCGAAGGTCTTGGCAGCAAACGGCATGGTGGATCGCTCGAAGGTTAAGGCCAGTAGTCTGGGCGTGTGGTTATTCGTAGGCTGTGGCGCCAGCCAGGTGGCGGCCGGCGATATAGCCGAACGTGGCGGCTGGCCCCAGGTTGATACCGCCGGCTGGGTAGTGGCCGCCCATGATGCTGGCCATGTCGGATCCAGCTGAATAAAGACCCGCGATCGGCTGTCCTTCACCGTTGAGGACTTGCGCATGGGCATTGGTCTTGAGGCCCGCGAAGGTGCCGAAGCAGCCCACTTCGACCTTCACCGCATAGAATGGACCCTGCTCGATCGGCGCGACGCAAGGGTTGGGCTTGTGCTGTGCATCACCCTGTTTGCGATTGTAAGGAGTAGTACCGCGACCGAACTGCGGGTCTGCACCGTTGCGGGCGTGGCGGTTGTACTCGGCCAAGGTCTGGCTGAGGCCTATGGGGTCAATACCGCACGCCGTCGCTAACGCCTCGATGGAGTGGCCGGTCTTCAGGTAGCCGGTGCGAATGAACGGCTCAACTGGCAATGGGAATGGCCGGGAAACACCCAGCCCGTAACGCCGCTGAAATGCGTGCGTGCAGATCAACCAGGAGGCGACCTCGGTGCCGGGCGCGGCCGCGACCATCGCTGCAACATAGTCGTAGTAACCATTGGCCTCATTGACGAAACGCTGGCCGTTGGCGAGGACGCCGATGATGCCTGGCTTGCCGCGTTCGATGATGTGCGGGAAGTGGCCGAAGCTACCGTCCTTGTAGGGCACTCGCGACACGGGAGCCCAGGCGGCAGGACAGGCCAGGTCATCGGCGACCTGACCGCCGACGCTCTCGCCCAGGCGCAAACCATCACCACTGACGCTCAGCGGCGGCAACGCCAGATGCTCATGGCCGGTTGGCGTGCGCGGGAATAGTGCCTTTCGTCGTTCGATGTCATTGGCAAAGCCACCCGCAGCCAGCACCACGCCCTTGCGTGCACGAATGGCGATACGGCCCTTTGCGGTTTCGACCACGGCCCCGGCAACGCGGTCGTGCTCATGGATCAGCCCGGTGGCCGGCGCCGACTCCCATAGCTGGACGCCAAGGTCTTCGGCCGACTTGGCCAGGCGGGCGATCAGCGCGACGCCGTTGACCAGATACATGGCGCGCCCCTTGAGCGCCAGGTCGATCAAGTGTTTGCCGAAGCGTTTGGTCACGTGCATCAGCGAGCGCCAGGAGCGCGTAAGGGTGAGGAAAGCTGTCAGGTCACGGCCGGCCATGATCGGCATGCCCATGAATGAAGTTTCGCGCATGGTCTTGCGCAGCCGCTTGAGCAGTTTGCCTGCCTCGTAGGCGTTGTAGGGCGCGGCGATCACCGATCGGCCGCCGGTGCCAGCGCCAGGTGTGTCACCGTGAATGTCGGCAATGGCGTTGCCGTCGGCGAATTGCAAAGCGGTATGGCGCTCGAAAAATGAGACCATGTTGGGCGCAGCTTCGAGAAAGGCATCGATCATCGCGGGATCGAAGTGTTCGCCCAATTCATGTTCGAGGTAGGTACGCGGTAGCCGGCGGTCTTCAATGATCCCGGCACGCTGCGCCAGCGGATTGCAGGGCACCCACATCCAGCCACCGGACCAGGCGGTGGCACCGCCGAACACCTCGTCCTTCTCGACCACGATCACCCGCAGGCCATGCCAGGCGGCGGTCACGGCTGCGCTGAGCCCGGCCGCGCCGGAGCCAATGACCAGGACATCGCAGTCCACCGTGGCGTACAGGGAAGTGTCGGCATGCATTCAGCAGTCTCCTAGTGTGGCGTGTTTAAACATACGTCGATGATTTACAGCGGCTCGATGATTGCCTTGGCGGCGGCCAATGCCTGTCGGGCCCACGCCTCCACCCCCACTTGCGCAACCCTGCTGTCATGCGGGATTTCGACACTGACCGGAACCTCAGCCGGGAGGCTGCGCCAGATCCTCGCCAGATCGATGTCACCTTCGCCAGGCAACAAGCGCTCGCAGCGAGCCGCGTGAATCAGCCCCTCACGGGTGTCCGGCCGCAGCGCCGGGCCATCGCATATTTGGGCGTAGTGCAGCCACTGCGCGGGGATTCGTTGCAGATCCTCGAAGCGGCTGTCGGAACGATCAAA
Proteins encoded in this window:
- a CDS encoding FAD-dependent oxidoreductase; translation: MHADTSLYATVDCDVLVIGSGAAGLSAAVTAAWHGLRVIVVEKDEVFGGATAWSGGWMWVPCNPLAQRAGIIEDRRLPRTYLEHELGEHFDPAMIDAFLEAAPNMVSFFERHTALQFADGNAIADIHGDTPGAGTGGRSVIAAPYNAYEAGKLLKRLRKTMRETSFMGMPIMAGRDLTAFLTLTRSWRSLMHVTKRFGKHLIDLALKGRAMYLVNGVALIARLAKSAEDLGVQLWESAPATGLIHEHDRVAGAVVETAKGRIAIRARKGVVLAAGGFANDIERRKALFPRTPTGHEHLALPPLSVSGDGLRLGESVGGQVADDLACPAAWAPVSRVPYKDGSFGHFPHIIERGKPGIIGVLANGQRFVNEANGYYDYVAAMVAAAPGTEVASWLICTHAFQRRYGLGVSRPFPLPVEPFIRTGYLKTGHSIEALATACGIDPIGLSQTLAEYNRHARNGADPQFGRGTTPYNRKQGDAQHKPNPCVAPIEQGPFYAVKVEVGCFGTFAGLKTNAHAQVLNGEGQPIAGLYSAGSDMASIMGGHYPAGGINLGPAATFGYIAGRHLAGATAYE
- a CDS encoding FAD-dependent oxidoreductase — translated: MMNTINHIPPHWDQEVDLLVFGAGTAGMTTALMANHHGLDVLLCEKTAVVGGISATSGGTTWVPGTTQSRRAGVPDTVADAATFLKAVVAERGGEALREAFLASGPQAIDELERISEVKFVAAAAHPDYVSGPGAAFGGRALAPLAFDGRLLGKDFARVRPPRPEFMGLGGMMVPRADLDALLSPFASLKNLTRTLSVVGRYCIDRLSHPRGTNLVMGNALVARLFYSLRQRNVAIRFETPLHELILENGQVVGAVVLNNGQPQRIRARRGVVLATGGVTRHPTLRKQLFPAAAQPLSLAPMTHTGDGIDRALKANAQLDNGHDSPGLWMPCSIRTAKDGYQAVWPHILLDRAKPGLIAVNGRGLRFVNESDSYHDFVMGMLADGSPTAHLICDEVFLRRYGLGLVMPLRSAFNIASFVKAGYLVKGRTLAELASKLKVDAEGLANTVSTYNVAAARGDDPVFKRGSSPMNRHNGDPQQTPNPCVRPLGEGPYYAVTVQPADLACSAGLNGNADGQVLDIRGQVIEGLYACGNDLTSIFRGTYPGPGTTLGPAIVFGWRVARHAAGVDDAKVDVAETVKMAAR
- a CDS encoding ribonucleotide-diphosphate reductase subunit beta yields the protein MLSWDEFDKEDTEVAVKSANAGHATEANMDRLDSAGGAAALEARAVTATDSAAVARAKAALDALDVAEGLAELEGASARVAVDEKRMINCRADLNQLVPFKYDWAWQKYLDGCANHWMPQEVNMTADIALWKDPEGLTDDERRIVMRNLGFFSTADSLVANNLVLAVYRLITNPECRQYILRQAFEEAIHTHAYQYCIESLAMDEGEIFNMYHEIPSVAKKATWGLKYTRSISDPKFETGTVETDKELLRNLIAYYCVLEGIFFYCGFTQILSMGRRNKMTGVAEQFQYILRDESMHLNFGIDVINQIKIENPHLWDAEMKEEATQMILQGTQLEIEYARDTMPRGVLGMNAAMMEDYLKFIANRRLSQIGLKEEYPGTTNPFPWMSEIMDLKKEKNFFETRVIEYQTGGALSWD